A genome region from Erigeron canadensis isolate Cc75 chromosome 3, C_canadensis_v1, whole genome shotgun sequence includes the following:
- the LOC122594069 gene encoding dnaJ homolog subfamily C member 7 homolog encodes MARVNPDTSQLPDDHKTNFDHDRKQSYVRRGGSRGRGRGGRGGDQNDRCCYRCNLPGHFARDCAMPDPRTSTSSNSNYALSWRSNQASVNNSSKVDTIEFASATPKFSELPSKNVDLSPLLANKDKELQLCRQEIESLKTRLNKATTELDSVQDKNKNMVLNMNKLQEDLEKCREELSCESKKTEEMRLKWFYLEDEFADAKAKWIERLAEVDEAYMTAVSDKMELALEMDQWRKSAKAVASVFVGGADVCSKTPEFEPLVLIYSNRAAKRMSLGKIRKAIDDCRIATRLDPEFPKVYLTAGNCHLVLGETDDALKSYKQYLDSGVVFLDRRLTIEASDGLQNAEKVVSYINRSAELLKDKTIDSATNALEVITEALSISCYSEKLLEMKGEALFMLHKYEKVVEMCEQTLVFAENNYNHMSDEDQKQQLKLWRWSLMSRSYFCMAKFDLALSILEKYEQLAPLETKNEGPSSLSAASLRELLRCKNAGNEAYKGGKYREAVEHYSNSIRRSIESRPFTAICLCNRAAAYQALGEVMDAIADCNLAIALDGDYMKAISRRANLHEKIRDYVHAALDFQRLISLLEKQSEKKHVEDLTVARRRLSSVNRNMKQGLTLDLYLILGLKGSESGAEIKKAYHKAALKHHPDKAGKFLVRNEGSRADGVVWKEIFTTIHEDADKLFKIIGEAYAVLSDPNKRFKYNLEDAMKDDCAW; translated from the exons ATGGCTAGAGTGAATCCGGATACCTCTCAACTACCTGATGATCACAAGACAAATTTTGATCATGACAGAAAACAAAGTTATGTACGCCGTGGCGGTTCACGTGGCCGTGGACGTGGTGGACGTGGTGGTGATCAGAACGACAGGTGCTGTTATCGGTGTAAtcttcctggtcattttgctcgTGACTGCGCGATGCCTGATCCTCGTACTAGTACTAGTAGTAATAGTAACTATGCCCTTTCCTGGAG GTCAAACCAAGCTTCTGTTAACAATTCATCAAAAGTTGATACCATAGAATTTGCATCTGCGACACCCAAGTTTAGTGAATTGCCTTCAAAGAATGTTGATTTGAGTCCATTACTAGCAAATAAAGACAAAGAACTACAATTGTGTCGCCAAGAAATTGAAAGTCTGAAAACTCGACTGAACAAAGCTACTACAGAGTTGGATTCTGTTCAAGATAAGAATAAGAACATGGTTCTAAACATGAACAAGCTTCAAGAGGATTTGGAAAAATGCAGAGAGGAGCTATCATGTGAGAGTAAAAAGACTGAGGAGATGAGGTTGAAGTGGTTTTATTTGGAGGATGAGTTTGCAGATGCTAAAGCTAAGTGGATTGAGAGATTAGCCGAAGTTGATGAAGCATATATGACTGCAGTTTCTGACAAGATGGAGTTAGCTCTAGAGATGGATCAATGGAGGAAATCAGCAAAGGCTGTAGCTTCGGTATTTGTTGGAGGTGCAGATGTATGTTCTAAGACACCAGAATTTGAACCTCTTGTCTTGATTTACAGTAATCGTGCTGCTAAAAGGATGTCACTTGGAAAGATAAGGAAAGCTATAGATGACTGCAGAATTGCAACTCGATTAGATCCAGAATTTCCTAAAGTCTATCTAACAGCTGGAAA TTGCCATTTGGTTCTTGGAGAAACTGATGATGCACTGAAAAGTTACAAACAGTACTTGGACTCCGGAGTGGTTTTCCTGGATAGAAGGCTTACAATTGAGGCGTCTGATGGCCTACAAAATGCCGAG AAAGTGGTTAGTTATATTAACCGGTCTGCTGAACTTTTGAAAGATAAAACTATCGATTCAGCAACTAATGCATTGGAGGTTATTACGGAAGCCTTATCAATAAGCTGCTATTCAGAGAAACTGCTTGAGATGAAAGGGGAAGCTCTCTTTATG CTGCATAAATATGAAAAGGTTGTTGAAATGTGTGAGCAAACACTAGTTTTTGCTGAAAACAATTATAATCACATGTCAGATGAGGATCAAAAGCAACAATTGAAGCTTTGGAGATGGAGCCTGATGTCTAGGTCCTACTTTTGTATGGCTAAGTTTGACTTGGCTCTTTCTATTCTTGAGAAATATGAGCAACTAGCACCTTTGGAAACCAA GAACGAGGGACCATCTTCTCTTTCAGCTGCCTCTCTCCGTGAACTTCTTCGCTGTAAG AATGCAGGAAATGAAGCTTATAAAGGTGGGAAGTATAGAGAAGCAGTGGAGCATTATAGCAATTCTATAAGGCGAAGTATTGAATCGAGGCCTTTTACTGCTATCTGCTTGTGCAATCGTGCTGCTGCATACCAAGCTTTGGGTGAGGTCATGGATGCTATTGCAGATTGCAATCTTGCTATAGCTCTTGACGGGGATTACATGAAG GCAATTTCTAGGAGGGCCAATTTACATGAGAAGATTAGAGACTATGTACATGCAGCCCTTGATTTTCAAAGGCTGATATCTCTTCTTGAAAAGCAGAGTGAAAAGAAGCATGTGGAAGACTTAACAGTAGCTCGTCGGCGTCTTTCTTCAGTGAATAGAAATATGAAGCAAGGACTGACATTGGACCTCTACCTCATCTT GGGGCTGAAAGGGTCGGAATCTGGTGCAGAAATTAAAAAAGCATACCATAAAGCTGCGCTTAAACATCACCCAGACAAG GCGGGTAAGTTTCTAGTAAGAAATGAGGGTAGTAGAGCAGATGGCGTTGTTTGGAAAGAGATTTTCACAACCATCCACGAGGATGCGGACAAGCTTTTTAAGATAATTGGGGAAGCATATGCTGTACTATCGGACCCTAACAAG AGGTTTAAGTATAATCTTGAAGATGCAATGAAGGATGACTGTGCGTGGTAA
- the LOC122594578 gene encoding uncharacterized protein LOC122594578, translated as MSPAAEEFSFQNPNPSLHKLHTDSGIFNNDSNNFNFMNLNKFDFGSSSDTATAAAVRLSKKRHVKVKKHSLGSRKDVNSKSNNVDFEYVFSASDSGSSLGQTSSNEFSVSRFDIGVNVGDDEVRLKSGGLDEKVDTRNASEMGDGKFGKVNGVDFVFGAKVNDGVDRFVKVDKFTNEAEAGSHLVDSMSGLNLGTRGLDEEEPMIDRSKVEENKMKDSRKFGNVDFVFSANLGDARTDMSNRKEESKEKIGKLDANMVFGAPMDVGMASEGFGKKDGRVSDTEKGSGDSAKRNLDSGVMFSNEKVNGAFHIGSRNGKRPGFKASRKVNGVKGNLKSEGVGSCDLLEKQDGNLDSVHDGNYGFVSGSNLGNAFGDTPQSKVSDETKTSNIHDPTKVNITNKINGSDGDLSSQFSNSFVFGSDKRKVAQETHEVNKVPVFEEKGKSDRGTKVTSFSRNETYLSSLTNGSGITNNFGSLSDAGGLETSFTGFNTPDINLATSFTSDMLSGLGMKLDFSKSKSVGLRKLKKKAKLRQKGMNCHQGGRTCVSKEVPHAFDKSSGCSPMDFSPYGGTECASTSPDPATFQANNEDAVDTTEKFNVKDVSSSSSTSFANVDVSARRRPQQKKYKLKIGRDLEFNAPKNRVDASHAYEFTRRGHTMASDQEICDKWRKRGNQAYKNGDLSEAEVCYSKGINSIQHSETPDFCTEPLLLCYSNRAAARMALGRLREGLKDCRVAAALDPNFVKVNLRSANCHLLLGELEEAIYYYNKCLESDIILDRRVAIEAADGLQKSQKVADHLRQSAELLKQKTYESATNALGFIADALSISCYSDKLLRMKGEALLLLGKHNEVVQMCEETLDLAEKNLATGDGHDCKNALKLWRWNLMSKSCFYLGRLEIALDLIEKHEQLRLTADKIVGTDESSLSLAVTIRELLFSKNAGNEAFQSGKHTEAVEHYTAAISKSMKSYAFAAVCFCNRAAALQSLGEVVDAIGDCSIAIALDGSYPKALSRRATLWEMIRDYKHAADDLQRLISILEVQSGGNLQKSATLGKTDGSAKDLRKARRRLSSVEAKAKKERPLDLYLLLGVKSSDSAVEVKKAYRKAALRHHPDKAGQVLARAESGSDGQHWKVISESIQLDADRLFKMIGEAYAVLSDSTKRSKYDLDEEMWEDMNRDVGSSSRRASESYSSPYDFTTRKSSHESRKTYSNSYYWENSGKTYHSSYPRW; from the exons ATGTCACCGGCAGCCGAAGAGTTCTCATTTCAAAACCCTAACCCCAGCCTTCACAAACTTCATACTGATTCAGGTATATTCAATAATGACagtaataattttaattttatgaattTAAATAAATTCGATTTTGGTAGTTCAAGTGATACCGCTACTGCGGCGGCCGTTCGTTTGTCGAAAAAGAGACACGTGAAAGTGAAGAAACATAGTTTAGGGAGTAGAAAAGATGTTAATAGTAAAAGTAATAatgttgattttgaatatgtatTTAGTGCGAGTGATAGTGGTTCGAGTTTAGGGCAAACTAGTAGTAATGAGTTTAGTGTGTCGCGGTTCGATATAGGAGTTAACGTAGGAGATGACGAGGTTAGGTTGAAGTCGGGTGGTTTGGATGAAAAAGTGGATACTAGAAATGCTAGTGAAATGGGTGATGGTAAGTTTGGGAAAGTTAACGGTGTGGATTTTGTGTTTGGTGCAAAGGTGAACGATGGTGTTGATAGGTTTGTGAAGGTCGATAAGTTTACAAATGAGGCTGAAGCTGGATCCCATTTGGTTGATTCTATGTCAGGGCTGAATCTTGGAACACGAGGGTTAGATGAAGAGGAACCAATGATTGATAGGTCTAAGGTAGAGGAGAATAAGATGAAGGATAGTAGGAAATTTGGAAATGTGGATTTTGTGTTTTCTGCTAATCTTGGAGATGCTAGGACTGATATGAGTAACAGGAAAGAAGAATCTAAAGAGAAGATTGGGAAGTTGGATGCTAATATGGTGTTTGGTGCGCCTATGGATGTGGGAATGGCAAGTGAAGGTTTTGGGAAGAAAGATGGCAGGGTTAGTGATACGGAGAAGGGATCTGGTGATAGTGCTAAGAGGAATCTAGATAGTGGAGTAATGTTTTCGAATGAAAAAGTTAATGGAGCTTTTCATATTGGAAGCCGGAATGGAAAAAGGCCCGGATTCAAGGCAAGTAGGAAAGTCAATGGCGTAAAGGGAAATTTGAAGAGTGAAGGAGTAGGAAGCTGTGATCTTTTGGAGAAGCAAGACGGTAATTTAGACTCCGTCCATGATGGTAACTATGGTTTTGTTTCTGGAAGTAATTTAGGCAATGCTTTTGGTGATACCCCTCAATCTAAAGTCTCTGATGAGACAAAGACATCAAATATTCATGACCCAACAAAAGTCAATATTACGAATAAGATCAATGGTTCTGATGGTGATTTATCTTCCCAATTTAGCAACTCATTTGTGTTTGGAAGCGACAAAAGAAAGGTTGCTCAAGAAACACATGAGGTGAATAAGGTGCCAGTGTTTGAAGAAAAAGGAAAGAGTGACAGGGGTACTAAGGTGACTTCATTTAGCCGCAACGAAACATATCTATCATCTTTGACCAATGGATCTGGAATAACCAATAACTTCGGATCTCTAAGTGATGCTGGTGGATTGGAGACTTCATTTACAGGCTTTAACACACCAGATATCAATTTGGCAACTTCCTTCACATCAGATATGTTATCTGGTTTAGGTATGAAGTTGGATTTTAGTAAAAGCAAATCTGTGGGCCTAaggaaattaaagaaaaaggcAAAGTTGAGGCAGAAAGGCATGAATTGTCATCAGGGGGGTCGTACTTGTGTATCTAAAGAGGTCCCACATGCTTTTGATAAATCTTCTGGATGTTCACCGATGGATTTCTCTCCTTATGGTGGTACTGAATGTGCATCAACTTCTCCTGACCCTGCAACCTTTCAGGCTAACAATGAAGATGCTGTTGATACCACAGAGAAGTTCAATGTAAAAGACGTCTCATCATCTTCCTCTACATCATTTGCTAATGTGGATGTGTCTGCAAGACGACGTCCCCAACAGAAGAAATATAAGTTGAAGATTGGCCGTGATTTAGAATTTAATGCTCCAAAGAACAGAGTTGATGCATCTCATGCTTATGAGTTTACTAGACGAGGGCATACTATGGCTTCAGATCAGGAAATATGTGACAAATGgcgaaaaag GGGAAACCAGGCATACAAGAATGGCGATTTATCAGAAGCTGAAGTTTGTTATTCAAAGGGTATTAACTCAATACAACATAGTGAGACACCAGACTTCTGTACAGAGCCTCTTCTTCTGTGCTATAGCAATCGTGCAGCTGCTCGCATGGCTCTTGGGAGGTTGAGAGAAGGCTTAAAGGACTGTAGAGTGGCCGCTGCATTAGACCCCAATTTTGTCAAGGTCAACTTGAGATCTGCAAA TTGTCATTTACTTCTAGGAGAGCTAGAGGAAGCAATCTACTATTATAACAAGTGCTTGGAGTCTGATATCATTTTGGATAGGAGAGTTGCAATTGAAGCTGCCGACGGCCTGCAGAAGTCACAG AAAGTTGCCGATCATCTTAGGCAGTCAGCAGAGCTTCTGAAACAGAAAACTTATGAATCAGCAACTAATGCACTGGGATTCATTGCTGATGCTTTGTCCATAAGCTGCTATTCGGATAAATTACTTAGGATGAAAGGGGAGGCCCTTCTTTTG TTGGGGAAGCATAATGAGGTAGTTCAAATGTGTGAGGAAACCTTAGATTTAGCTGAAAAGAATTTGGCAACTGGCGATGGCCATGATTGCAAGAACGCATTGAAACTTTGGAGATGGAACTTGATGTCCAAGTCTTGTTTTTATCTGGGCAGGCTTGAAATAGCTTTGGATTTAATTGAGAAACATGAGCAACTGAGACTTACTGCAGACAA GATTGTAGGCACTGACGAGTCATCACTTTCTTTGGCTGTTACTATACGTGAGCTTTTATTCTCCAAG AATGCaggaaatgaagcctttcagaGTGGTAAGCATACAGAAGCAGTAGAGCATTATACTGCTGCAATATCGAAGAGTATGAAATCATATGCATTTGCCGCTGTCTGTTTTTGTAATCGTGCTGCTGCACTCCAATCTCTGGGTGAAGTTGTTGATGCAATTGGAGATTGCAGCATAGCTATTGCCCTTGATGGAAGTTACCCAAAG GCACTCTCGAGAAGGGCTACATTATGGGAAATGATTAGAGACTACAAACATGCAGCTGATGATCTTCAGAGACTCATATCTATTCTTGAGGTACAGTCAGGAGGGAATTTGCAAAAGTCTGCCACACTAGGGAAAACTGATGGCAGTGCGAAAGATTTAAGAAAAGCCCGCCGCCGTCTTTCTTCTGTAGAAGCAAAGGCAAAAAAAGAAAGGCCCTTAGATCTTTATCTTCTTCT GGGAGTAAAATCTTCAGATTCTGCAGTAGAAGTTAAGAAGGCTTATCGGAAAGCAGCTCTGAGACATCATCCAGACAAG GCCGGACAGGTCCTAGCAAGAGCTGAAAGTGGAAGTGATGGTCAACATTGGAAAGTGATTTCTGAATCGATCCAACTGGATGCTGACAGACTCTTCAAAATGATTGGAGAGGCGTATGCTGTGCTTTCAGATTCCACCAAG AGGTCCAAGTATGACCTTGATGAGGAAATGTGGGAAGACATGAACAGAGACGTTGGTAGCAGTAGCAGGAGAGCTTCGGAATCTTATAGTTCTCCATACGATTTCACCACCCGGAAAAGTTCACATGAATCAAGAAAGACCTATAGTAACTCCTACTATTGGGAGAACTCGGGAAAGACTTACCATAGCTCCTATCCACGCTGGTAA